A stretch of Desulfobacter hydrogenophilus DNA encodes these proteins:
- the modB gene encoding molybdate ABC transporter permease subunit translates to MLTLSPQDISAVGLSLKVACSATLISTPFGIACGYFLAFGKIRGKAVVEGLISLPLVLPPVVVGYLLLLSFGSNGLIGKFLNLLGIQVVFSLTGAVIASAVVGFPLMVRSIRIGMEAVDQSYISVSRTLGAGWWDSFFTIVLPLSGRAIFAGMSLMFARNLGEFGATVILAGNIPGVTQTIPLAIYEYTSVPGGDRMALTLCLVSISLSFAILLISEAINRKFRRG, encoded by the coding sequence ATGCTGACACTTTCTCCCCAGGATATTTCTGCCGTCGGGCTTTCCCTGAAGGTTGCCTGCTCGGCGACCTTGATCTCCACCCCCTTTGGCATTGCTTGTGGTTACTTTCTTGCCTTCGGTAAAATTAGAGGCAAGGCCGTGGTGGAAGGGCTTATCAGTCTGCCATTAGTCTTGCCGCCGGTTGTGGTCGGATATTTGTTGCTGCTGTCCTTCGGGTCCAACGGTTTGATCGGTAAGTTTTTGAACCTTTTGGGTATTCAGGTGGTTTTTTCACTCACCGGTGCTGTTATTGCCTCGGCGGTTGTCGGATTCCCCCTGATGGTCCGTTCAATCCGTATTGGTATGGAGGCGGTGGATCAATCCTATATTTCAGTATCTCGAACCCTTGGTGCGGGATGGTGGGATAGCTTTTTTACCATTGTTCTGCCTTTGAGCGGTCGTGCGATTTTTGCCGGGATGTCGTTGATGTTTGCCAGAAACCTGGGTGAGTTCGGCGCAACCGTTATCCTTGCCGGCAATATCCCGGGGGTGACACAGACAATACCCTTGGCAATTTATGAATACACCTCTGTTCCGGGTGGAGACAGGATGGCGCTGACGCTGTGTCTGGTCTCCATCAGCCTTTCTTTTGCCATCCTTCTTATTAGTGAGGCAATAAACCGCAAGTTCAGGAGAGGGTAG
- the modA gene encoding molybdate ABC transporter substrate-binding protein — translation MKKVCVLNIFVVFILLVFSTYAQAGQVRVSVAKSMSNLCNNLIVQFQEQYPDVKIVPNFGSSGALAKQIEQGAPADIYVSANPKWMTHLIEKGKIESDTKKIFAHNALVFVGKSSTDAQSMSDLQKLTRVALGSPNSVPAGQYAKQAMDKEGIYDEMLKNGQLIMAKDVRQALIYADRGETDGAFVYKTDAMLAINAKILFEVPLEFYSRVTYPVAMTKDSDGNADAKLFYDYIVSEAAHSEMIRLGFTLP, via the coding sequence GTGAAAAAGGTATGTGTATTAAACATTTTTGTTGTTTTTATACTGCTGGTGTTCAGTACCTATGCCCAGGCTGGGCAGGTTCGTGTTTCAGTGGCAAAGAGTATGAGTAATCTGTGCAATAATTTGATAGTACAGTTTCAGGAACAGTATCCGGATGTGAAAATTGTCCCAAATTTTGGGTCATCCGGCGCCTTAGCAAAGCAAATCGAACAGGGGGCGCCTGCAGATATTTATGTTTCTGCCAATCCGAAGTGGATGACGCATTTGATTGAAAAGGGCAAGATTGAGTCGGACACCAAAAAAATATTTGCACATAATGCGTTGGTTTTTGTGGGTAAGTCAAGTACGGATGCTCAATCTATGAGCGATTTACAGAAGCTGACGCGTGTTGCCTTGGGCAGTCCCAACAGCGTGCCGGCCGGTCAGTATGCTAAGCAGGCGATGGATAAAGAGGGCATATATGATGAAATGCTCAAGAATGGGCAACTGATCATGGCAAAGGACGTCCGCCAGGCACTGATCTATGCCGACCGGGGAGAGACCGACGGCGCGTTTGTTTACAAAACGGATGCGATGCTCGCCATCAATGCCAAGATTCTGTTTGAAGTGCCTCTTGAGTTTTATAGTCGAGTAACCTATCCGGTTGCAATGACAAAGGACAGCGACGGGAACGCCGATGCCAAACTCTTCTATGACTATATCGTTTCTGAAGCGGCCCATTCGGAAATGATTCGTCTTGGTTTTACACTGCCCTGA
- a CDS encoding Nif11-like leader peptide family natural product precursor, producing MSKENVLAFLDKGADDRKFRVKYDNCFSMEKFCAMAKEDGFEFTVEELQAVLKMNGDSFDSYGNPPKKGIWV from the coding sequence ATGTCAAAAGAAAACGTTCTAGCCTTTTTAGATAAGGGAGCAGATGACCGCAAATTCCGCGTAAAGTACGACAACTGTTTTTCAATGGAAAAATTTTGCGCCATGGCAAAAGAAGATGGTTTTGAGTTTACTGTGGAAGAACTGCAAGCGGTATTGAAGATGAATGGGGACTCTTTCGATTCATATGGCAATCCGCCAAAGAAAGGCATTTGGGTATAA
- a CDS encoding FAD-dependent oxidoreductase, protein MMKSDYIFIAGKRDEKRISSRVLEETIHQHIKRGNRKLEVQAFGQHGIGGRLWDCAPDRIDIRIIGHSGQRTGSLGTPNTRIEVMGPASDDIGWLNAGAEIIVHESASNGVMNGAAQGKVFVGGSIGARGMTMTKRNPRFEPPELWVLGTAGDYFGEFMAGGIAVVCGLNAVNPEQVLGYRPLVGMVSGKVFVRGDAKSYSDKDAKEVDLDDQEWQWLTQGLKIFLKKIEQPKLFGELAVREDWRLFEAKNPHEKAEGPERKSVSWFREQVWDAELGRGGLIGDLQETEKGTVPVITKGEYRRYIPVWEHGKYISPCQASCPTGIPVQQRWAMIRTDNIDEAISMGLEYSPFPATVCGHLCPSPCMASCTRNLSYMAPINVRLLGQAAQNIKPPKPAKESRKKVAVIGGGPGGISAAWQLTMKGHTATVFEAGQNIAGKISALIPESRIPADTLNAEIDRIKSYIKDIRLGEKVDAKKFKEIKNSHDYVVVAAGGNKPRSLPIKGAERALFANDFLEKAKANKIKPGKKIVIIGAGNVGCDVATEAHRLGAVDITLIDVQKPAAFGKEREDAEECGAHFRWPVFTEEINSQGIKLESGEILPANTVVISIGDVPDLSFLDEGIELERGFVKVNEAGRSSDEKVFAIGDAVGPGLITNAIGAGRRTAIVIDQLLKGQAPDMEGLAPMIDTRRVNLTYYNPIHDANTLEACGEECASCGNCKDCGICVAVCPEGAISRQEKATGFEYVVDGSKCIGCGFCKGACPCGVWELIPNTPLM, encoded by the coding sequence ATGATGAAAAGCGACTATATTTTTATAGCAGGTAAAAGAGACGAAAAACGAATTTCCTCGCGGGTACTTGAAGAGACTATTCACCAGCACATCAAGCGAGGCAACAGAAAGCTTGAAGTCCAGGCCTTTGGCCAGCATGGTATTGGCGGACGACTCTGGGATTGCGCCCCTGACAGGATAGACATCCGTATTATTGGTCATTCCGGCCAGCGCACAGGCTCCCTTGGCACACCCAATACAAGAATAGAAGTCATGGGTCCGGCCTCGGATGATATTGGCTGGCTCAACGCCGGTGCTGAAATCATTGTGCACGAGTCTGCCTCCAACGGGGTCATGAACGGTGCAGCCCAGGGCAAGGTGTTTGTGGGCGGCTCCATCGGTGCCCGGGGTATGACCATGACAAAGCGTAATCCCAGATTTGAGCCCCCTGAGCTGTGGGTATTGGGGACGGCAGGGGATTACTTTGGTGAATTCATGGCCGGCGGAATTGCTGTTGTCTGCGGTTTAAACGCTGTTAACCCGGAACAGGTGCTGGGTTACAGGCCTCTGGTGGGCATGGTGAGCGGCAAGGTTTTTGTTCGTGGTGATGCCAAAAGTTATTCCGACAAGGATGCCAAGGAAGTGGACCTTGATGATCAGGAATGGCAATGGCTGACCCAGGGCCTTAAAATTTTTCTTAAAAAAATTGAACAGCCGAAACTGTTTGGCGAACTGGCTGTGCGAGAAGACTGGCGGCTGTTTGAAGCCAAAAATCCCCATGAAAAGGCCGAAGGGCCGGAACGTAAATCTGTATCCTGGTTTAGGGAACAGGTCTGGGATGCGGAACTTGGTCGCGGCGGCCTGATCGGAGATCTCCAGGAAACGGAAAAAGGGACTGTACCGGTCATTACCAAGGGCGAGTACAGAAGATATATTCCGGTCTGGGAGCACGGTAAATATATCTCGCCGTGCCAGGCATCCTGCCCCACCGGAATCCCGGTCCAGCAGCGCTGGGCCATGATCCGGACCGATAACATTGATGAAGCCATATCCATGGGCCTTGAGTATTCTCCGTTTCCGGCGACCGTGTGCGGTCACCTGTGCCCCAGTCCGTGTATGGCGTCCTGCACACGGAACCTGTCCTATATGGCTCCCATTAATGTTCGTCTTTTGGGTCAGGCTGCCCAAAATATCAAACCGCCAAAACCGGCCAAAGAATCCCGAAAGAAAGTGGCCGTCATCGGCGGGGGCCCGGGTGGTATTTCTGCGGCCTGGCAACTCACCATGAAAGGCCATACCGCTACGGTATTTGAAGCCGGACAGAACATTGCCGGGAAAATTTCCGCTCTGATTCCCGAATCCCGAATCCCTGCCGACACCCTGAATGCCGAAATAGACCGGATAAAGTCTTATATAAAAGATATAAGACTGGGAGAAAAAGTTGATGCGAAAAAGTTCAAAGAGATAAAAAATAGCCATGACTATGTTGTGGTGGCAGCCGGGGGCAATAAACCCAGATCCCTTCCGATCAAAGGTGCCGAACGGGCTCTTTTTGCCAATGATTTTCTTGAGAAGGCCAAAGCAAACAAGATAAAACCAGGCAAAAAGATAGTGATTATCGGTGCCGGTAATGTGGGCTGTGATGTGGCCACCGAAGCCCACCGGCTGGGTGCTGTTGATATAACCCTTATTGATGTCCAGAAACCGGCTGCATTCGGCAAAGAAAGAGAGGATGCCGAAGAATGCGGTGCTCACTTCCGCTGGCCGGTATTCACCGAAGAAATTAATTCCCAAGGGATCAAACTTGAGAGTGGCGAAATACTGCCGGCTAATACGGTGGTGATCTCCATCGGAGACGTGCCTGATCTATCTTTTCTTGATGAGGGGATTGAGCTTGAAAGAGGGTTTGTCAAGGTGAACGAAGCCGGCCGATCCTCGGATGAAAAGGTCTTTGCCATCGGGGATGCGGTGGGCCCGGGACTTATCACCAATGCCATCGGCGCAGGCAGACGGACAGCCATAGTCATTGATCAGCTGCTCAAAGGGCAGGCTCCTGATATGGAAGGCCTTGCCCCCATGATCGATACCCGGCGTGTAAATTTGACCTATTATAACCCTATACATGATGCCAATACATTAGAAGCGTGCGGTGAGGAATGTGCCTCCTGCGGAAATTGCAAGGATTGCGGCATCTGCGTGGCAGTTTGCCCTGAAGGGGCTATCAGCCGGCAGGAAAAGGCAACCGGCTTTGAGTATGTGGTGGATGGATCCAAATGCATTGGATGCGGATTCTGCAAAGGGGCATGCCCCTGCGGTGTGTGGGAATTGATACCCAATACGCCCCTGATGTAA
- a CDS encoding glutamate synthase-related protein produces MSSNRSLEPSSLSLNDLPWQIEYNNDRCTLCGQCTAVCPVKAIALHPFQKRIIKTSVGKNTEHSNDYDTFYGIRQDTRVENACIGCAMCTLVCPNDAIRPIRNPSMDRMKFHINQHGIPRRRGGRRNDSGSVLDRIKFTRISMLTDPALDAGRHEFEMRTLLGRVLPPRENMKQLREKGWIPPVREIYPLIIGGMSFGALSPTMWEGLQMGVAYLNEEMGMPVRICTGEGGCPPRLLRSRFLKYVILQIASGYFGWDEIIHAIPHMKEDPCAIEIKYGQGAKPGDGGLLMWHKVNKLIAAIRGVPQGVSLPSPPTHQTQYSIEESVAKMILSMSMAWGFRVPVYPKISATSTSLAVMNNLTRNEYAAGLAIDGEDGGTGAAYAVSMDHMGHPIASCVRDNYLNLTALGKQNEIPIFAGGGIGKNGNIAANAAALIMLGASGVQIGKYVMQAAAGCVGTEEDRCNVCNLGICPKGITSQDPRLYRRLDPEDVAQRIVDIFVSFDTQLKKIVAPLGRSTSLPIGMSDALGIDDKNIADRLSIKYVV; encoded by the coding sequence ATGTCGTCAAACAGAAGCCTTGAACCTTCCTCTTTAAGTTTGAATGATCTGCCCTGGCAGATCGAATATAATAATGATCGGTGTACCCTGTGCGGTCAATGTACGGCTGTGTGTCCGGTCAAGGCCATCGCCCTTCATCCGTTCCAGAAACGGATTATAAAAACATCTGTGGGTAAAAATACCGAGCACAGTAATGATTATGATACCTTTTACGGTATCCGGCAGGACACCCGGGTTGAGAACGCCTGCATCGGCTGCGCCATGTGTACCCTTGTCTGCCCTAATGATGCCATCCGGCCGATACGAAATCCGTCTATGGACAGGATGAAATTTCACATCAACCAGCATGGCATTCCCCGGCGCAGAGGCGGCCGGCGCAACGATTCGGGGTCGGTGCTTGACAGAATCAAGTTCACCAGAATTTCCATGCTCACGGACCCGGCTCTGGATGCCGGCCGCCATGAATTTGAGATGCGCACTCTTCTAGGCCGGGTGCTACCCCCTAGAGAAAATATGAAACAACTGCGGGAAAAGGGCTGGATACCGCCGGTCAGGGAAATTTATCCTTTAATCATCGGCGGCATGTCCTTTGGTGCGCTGTCTCCAACCATGTGGGAAGGTTTGCAGATGGGGGTTGCCTATTTGAACGAAGAGATGGGCATGCCCGTTCGCATCTGTACCGGTGAGGGGGGGTGCCCGCCACGCTTACTGCGTTCTCGGTTTCTTAAATATGTAATCCTGCAGATTGCTTCCGGCTATTTTGGCTGGGACGAGATCATCCACGCCATCCCGCATATGAAGGAAGACCCCTGTGCCATTGAGATCAAGTATGGTCAGGGTGCAAAACCCGGTGACGGCGGTCTTTTGATGTGGCATAAAGTTAATAAACTTATTGCCGCCATCCGGGGTGTGCCCCAGGGCGTAAGTCTGCCCAGCCCCCCGACCCATCAGACCCAGTACTCCATTGAAGAGTCTGTGGCCAAGATGATCCTGTCCATGTCCATGGCATGGGGATTCAGGGTGCCGGTATATCCAAAAATTTCCGCTACATCCACTTCCCTTGCGGTGATGAACAACCTGACCCGTAACGAATATGCGGCAGGACTTGCCATTGACGGCGAAGATGGCGGCACAGGCGCTGCATACGCTGTTTCCATGGACCACATGGGCCATCCCATAGCCAGCTGTGTTCGGGACAACTACCTGAATCTGACAGCCCTCGGCAAACAGAATGAAATACCCATTTTTGCCGGGGGCGGTATTGGTAAAAACGGCAACATTGCCGCCAATGCAGCCGCCCTGATCATGCTGGGGGCATCCGGAGTTCAGATTGGAAAATATGTGATGCAGGCCGCAGCCGGCTGCGTGGGTACGGAAGAAGATCGGTGCAACGTATGCAACCTTGGTATCTGCCCTAAAGGCATCACGTCCCAGGACCCTAGGCTCTACCGCCGCCTTGACCCGGAAGATGTGGCCCAGCGCATAGTGGACATTTTTGTTTCCTTTGACACGCAACTTAAAAAAATTGTAGCGCCCTTGGGACGCTCTACTTCCCTTCCCATCGGCATGTCCGATGCGCTGGGGATTGATGATAAAAACATTGCTGACCGTCTCAGTATTAAGTACGTGGTGTAA
- a CDS encoding glutamate synthase, with amino-acid sequence MCRLFAITSKEPQSPMLAIKALDVMKEGHDGSGMGLLLQDLGGTFEEMKDAPILSGIFTEEGIRRLDLFMMDLGFLTKHKVSLKPPKTPVEGIPRRQIYLIRAYELPDGWDELSQEELATRLLDVRLKIRQMGEEKKDMIVFSFWPDTIMIKELGDPMKLGEYLGLDRKELEARVIMAQGRQNTNYAINLYACHPFFIKGYCTMTNGENTAFIPIKDFLSSREIPGYTGYQSDSEVFAHILHFSMEELGLGIDGYKHVITPLQRDSLEKHPNFEFLDHLKKSCRPLIIDGPNMVIGTLPDHSMFMVQDRKKLRPGVVGGKPGMFAFSSEICGLDAVIPDRDKTMDLQPMHLDTAIVSPDRQEVNICRQTEALNLPL; translated from the coding sequence ATGTGTCGTCTGTTTGCAATCACCAGCAAGGAGCCTCAGTCGCCTATGCTGGCCATCAAAGCCCTTGACGTAATGAAGGAAGGGCATGACGGCTCCGGCATGGGGCTTTTGCTCCAGGACCTTGGTGGCACCTTTGAAGAGATGAAAGATGCCCCGATTCTGTCGGGGATCTTTACTGAAGAAGGCATCCGCCGTCTGGACCTTTTTATGATGGATCTTGGTTTTCTGACCAAACATAAAGTCTCTTTGAAACCACCTAAAACTCCGGTAGAAGGTATTCCCAGACGACAAATTTATTTGATCAGGGCCTATGAGCTGCCCGACGGCTGGGATGAGTTGTCTCAGGAGGAGCTGGCCACAAGACTTCTGGATGTACGGCTTAAGATACGGCAGATGGGTGAAGAAAAAAAAGACATGATCGTGTTTTCCTTTTGGCCGGACACCATCATGATCAAGGAGCTCGGGGATCCCATGAAGCTGGGAGAATATCTGGGCCTTGACAGGAAAGAACTTGAAGCGCGGGTTATCATGGCCCAGGGGCGGCAGAACACCAATTATGCCATAAACCTGTATGCATGCCATCCGTTTTTTATCAAGGGATACTGCACCATGACCAATGGTGAAAACACGGCGTTTATCCCCATCAAGGATTTTCTCTCCTCAAGGGAGATCCCCGGCTATACCGGCTATCAGTCCGATTCTGAGGTGTTTGCCCACATCCTTCACTTTTCCATGGAAGAGCTGGGCTTAGGCATTGACGGTTATAAACATGTGATCACCCCGCTTCAGCGTGATTCCCTTGAAAAGCATCCCAATTTTGAATTCCTAGATCATTTGAAAAAGAGCTGCCGCCCCTTAATTATCGACGGCCCCAATATGGTCATCGGCACCCTGCCGGACCACTCCATGTTCATGGTTCAGGATCGCAAAAAACTGCGGCCCGGTGTGGTCGGGGGCAAACCGGGTATGTTTGCCTTTTCATCCGAGATCTGCGGACTGGATGCCGTTATACCTGACAGAGACAAAACCATGGATCTTCAACCCATGCACCTTGATACAGCCATTGTAAGCCCTGATCGGCAGGAGGTAAATATATGTCGTCAAACAGAAGCCTTGAACCTTCCTCTTTAA
- a CDS encoding 1-acyl-sn-glycerol-3-phosphate acyltransferase, whose product MDINPFPFLFRVLGKFIYAGMGWTYDPLPDYWETRCVVIGFPHTTNMDTIRALTYIKLAGLNAKLLIKSKWFFFPMSVFLKSLGGLPIQRDKSCGFVDSVIKKYEENENLVVALVPEGTRKSVSTIKTGFWYIAKGADVPIICWYLDNRSKKTRWLGKIHPGESLEQDLYKIHSIYKRAGFLIPSKIKNR is encoded by the coding sequence ATGGATATTAATCCTTTCCCCTTTTTGTTCAGAGTCCTTGGTAAATTTATTTATGCAGGGATGGGATGGACTTACGACCCGTTGCCGGACTATTGGGAAACCAGATGCGTGGTCATAGGTTTTCCCCACACAACCAACATGGACACGATTCGGGCTCTGACCTATATTAAACTTGCCGGGCTTAATGCCAAATTGCTGATCAAATCCAAATGGTTCTTTTTTCCCATGTCTGTTTTTTTAAAAAGTCTTGGCGGCCTTCCGATACAACGAGACAAGTCCTGTGGCTTTGTGGACAGCGTAATTAAAAAATATGAAGAAAATGAGAACCTGGTGGTTGCCCTGGTGCCCGAAGGCACCCGTAAGTCGGTGTCCACAATCAAGACCGGATTCTGGTATATTGCCAAAGGCGCAGATGTTCCTATCATCTGCTGGTATCTGGACAACCGGAGCAAAAAAACCAGATGGCTGGGCAAAATACACCCTGGGGAGAGCCTGGAACAGGACCTTTACAAAATACATTCAATTTATAAACGTGCCGGGTTTTTAATTCCCTCCAAAATTAAAAATAGGTAA